Proteins encoded by one window of Streptacidiphilus sp. PB12-B1b:
- a CDS encoding fumarylacetoacetate hydrolase family protein — MRLVTYAVDGTPDRLGALDGDRVLDLAALAEAAGADLPGDLLGLVRAGDPALDTARSLLAADPAARPAHAAHRLEQVVLRAPLRPGKIVGVGLNYVEHVEESSRSLDTAKDLPERPVLFSKPGTAVIGPGQPVRHNADLTVQLDWECELAVVIGRTAFRVDEQDAWRHIVGYTVTNDISARDQRRSGQWFFSKGQDSYAPLGPCLVTADEIPDPHALDLSLRVNGETKQKSNTRHMLFRIPRLIADITSGMTLEPGDVIATGSPSGVGAGMVPPQFLFPGDLVEATIEAIGTLANPVIDAR; from the coding sequence ATGCGACTGGTCACCTACGCCGTCGACGGCACCCCCGACCGCCTCGGCGCCCTGGACGGCGACCGCGTGCTCGACCTCGCCGCGCTGGCCGAGGCCGCCGGCGCCGACCTGCCCGGCGACCTGCTCGGACTGGTCCGGGCCGGCGACCCGGCCCTGGACACCGCACGCTCGCTGCTGGCCGCCGACCCGGCCGCCCGCCCGGCGCACGCCGCGCACCGGCTGGAGCAGGTGGTTCTGCGCGCCCCGCTGCGGCCCGGCAAGATCGTCGGCGTCGGCCTCAACTACGTGGAGCACGTGGAGGAGTCCAGCCGCAGCCTGGACACCGCCAAGGACCTGCCCGAGCGCCCGGTGCTGTTCTCCAAGCCCGGCACCGCCGTGATCGGCCCCGGCCAGCCCGTCCGGCACAACGCCGACCTCACCGTCCAGCTGGACTGGGAGTGCGAACTGGCGGTGGTCATCGGCCGCACCGCCTTCCGGGTCGACGAGCAGGACGCCTGGCGGCACATCGTCGGCTACACCGTCACCAACGACATCAGCGCCCGCGACCAGCGCCGCTCCGGCCAGTGGTTCTTCTCCAAGGGCCAGGACTCCTACGCCCCGCTCGGCCCCTGCCTGGTCACCGCCGACGAGATCCCCGACCCGCACGCGCTGGACCTCTCGCTGCGGGTCAACGGCGAGACCAAGCAAAAGTCCAACACCCGTCACATGCTCTTCCGCATCCCGCGCCTGATCGCCGACATCACCTCCGGGATGACCCTGGAGCCGGGCGACGTCATCGCCACCGGCTCGCCCTCCGGGGTGGGCGCCGGGATGGTCCCGCCGCAGTTCCTGTTCCCCGGCGACCTGGTCGAGGCCACCATCGAGGCCATCGGCACGCTGGCCAACCCGGTGATCGACGCCCGCTGA
- a CDS encoding Asp/Glu racemase translates to MPPRTYRIGQIVPSSNVTMETEVPAILRARERVAPERFTFHSSRMRMTRVTPEQLRAMDADSDRCAVELSDARVDVLGYACLVALMSAGPGYHRQAQQRLHTRTVDNGAPAPVVTSAGALVEGLRTLGARRIALIAPYLRPLTRTVVDYLTHEGIEVVDYRALEIPDNLEVAAHDPGRLPGLAKGLDHADADAVVLSACVQMPSLSAVEEAEQLLGKPVVSAAVCTVHQILRALELPAFAPGAGRLLSGAYAEGPAGPGSAAARG, encoded by the coding sequence ATGCCCCCGCGCACCTACCGGATCGGACAGATCGTCCCGAGTTCCAACGTCACCATGGAAACCGAGGTCCCCGCCATCCTGCGCGCCCGCGAGAGGGTCGCGCCGGAGCGCTTCACCTTCCACTCCAGCCGGATGCGGATGACCCGGGTCACCCCCGAGCAGCTCAGGGCCATGGACGCCGACTCGGACCGCTGCGCCGTCGAGCTCTCCGACGCCCGGGTCGACGTCCTCGGCTACGCCTGCCTGGTGGCCCTCATGAGCGCCGGACCGGGCTACCACCGGCAGGCCCAGCAGCGGCTGCACACCCGCACCGTGGACAACGGCGCCCCGGCCCCGGTGGTGACCAGCGCCGGGGCCCTGGTCGAGGGGCTGCGCACGCTCGGCGCCCGGCGGATCGCGCTGATCGCCCCGTACCTGCGGCCGCTGACCCGCACCGTCGTCGACTACCTGACCCACGAGGGCATCGAGGTGGTCGACTACCGCGCCCTGGAGATCCCGGACAACCTGGAGGTGGCCGCGCACGACCCGGGCCGACTGCCCGGTCTGGCCAAGGGCCTGGACCACGCCGACGCGGACGCCGTCGTCCTGTCCGCCTGCGTGCAGATGCCCTCGCTGTCCGCCGTCGAGGAGGCCGAACAGCTGCTCGGCAAGCCGGTGGTGTCCGCCGCGGTGTGCACCGTCCACCAAATACTTCGGGCCCTGGAGCTGCCGGCCTTCGCCCCGGGCGCGGGCCGCCTGCTCTCCGGCGCCTACGCCGAGGGCCCGGCCGGGCCCGGGTCGGCGGCCGCCCGGGGCTGA
- a CDS encoding cupin domain-containing protein, with translation MTAQDDTALGRARVSDTPELTAYYRELAALDAGALWTVANEIEPWYPQPRSVPVLWRYDELRPLVHKALPLVKADDAGRRVVMLVNPGRRDVSAAVGLLYTGLQIMGPGEAMTAHRHQAAALRFVHEGVGAWTVVDGQKLEVGPRDFAITPNGTWHEHGNESADAPVVWQDGLDIPLVNALDAGFYEVHPDLYQTPGTVVNSSLLAYSGNLLPYGVEKWTRPYSPLLGYPWEPTYQALLDLALTGPGSPYDGVIMEYTNPVTGGPVMPTMGAHMQLLRPGQATRAHRHTGSVVYTAAKGRGFSVIAGQRFDWRQGDIFCVPSWAWHEHANLDQGEDACLFSFNDFPVMRSLAFHREEAYPDHDGHQPVLTDQQ, from the coding sequence GTGACCGCGCAGGACGACACCGCGCTGGGCCGCGCCCGCGTCAGCGACACCCCGGAACTCACCGCCTACTACCGCGAACTGGCCGCCCTGGACGCCGGGGCGCTGTGGACCGTCGCCAACGAGATCGAGCCCTGGTACCCGCAGCCCAGGTCCGTGCCGGTGCTCTGGCGCTACGACGAGCTGCGCCCGCTGGTCCACAAGGCGCTGCCGCTGGTCAAGGCCGACGACGCCGGACGGCGCGTGGTGATGCTGGTCAACCCCGGCCGCCGGGACGTCAGCGCCGCCGTCGGGCTGCTCTACACCGGGCTGCAGATCATGGGCCCCGGCGAGGCCATGACCGCCCACCGGCACCAGGCCGCCGCGCTGCGCTTCGTGCACGAGGGCGTCGGCGCCTGGACAGTGGTGGACGGCCAGAAGCTCGAGGTGGGCCCGCGCGACTTCGCCATCACCCCCAACGGCACCTGGCACGAGCACGGCAACGAATCCGCCGACGCCCCCGTCGTCTGGCAGGACGGCCTGGACATCCCCCTGGTCAACGCCCTGGACGCGGGCTTCTACGAAGTGCACCCGGACCTCTACCAGACCCCCGGCACGGTGGTGAACTCCTCGCTGCTGGCCTACAGCGGCAACCTGCTGCCGTACGGCGTGGAGAAGTGGACCAGGCCCTACTCGCCGCTGCTCGGCTACCCCTGGGAGCCCACCTACCAGGCCCTGCTCGACCTGGCCCTGACCGGCCCGGGATCGCCCTACGACGGTGTGATCATGGAGTACACCAACCCGGTCACCGGCGGCCCGGTGATGCCCACCATGGGCGCCCACATGCAGCTGCTGCGCCCGGGCCAGGCCACCCGCGCCCACCGGCACACCGGCTCGGTGGTCTACACGGCCGCCAAGGGCCGGGGCTTCTCGGTGATCGCCGGGCAGCGGTTCGACTGGCGGCAGGGGGACATCTTCTGCGTCCCCTCCTGGGCCTGGCACGAGCACGCCAACCTGGACCAGGGCGAGGACGCCTGCCTGTTCTCGTTCAACGACTTCCCGGTGATGCGCTCGCTGGCCTTCCACCGCGAAGAGGCCTACCCCGACCACGACGGCCACCAGCCGGTCCTGACGGACCAGCAGTAG